A portion of the Tachysurus vachellii isolate PV-2020 chromosome 14, HZAU_Pvac_v1, whole genome shotgun sequence genome contains these proteins:
- the zgc:101540 gene encoding hsFATP2a_ACSVL_like domain-containing protein → MDMYVWLTFLVAGLCVLPAVLRTLCPYFTQDCAYMLKAALYGLRLELYKRRARFYSILDCFLDAVMKHPHKPFIHFMGETHTYSDVDRKSNKAAHALQKVAGLKEGDIVALFLGNEPCFIWIWLGLAKLGCSTALLNFNIRSKSLLHCFSCCGASVLIVAEELCSAVEEILPALKEKSISVYVLSDACSTDGIQGISEAIAQAPDKALSPSLRANVTCRSTALYIYTSGTTGLPKAATVTQERVWAASFIQGVSGVTSEDIFYINLPLYHSAGFLIGFTGCIERGNSFVLRRKFSASQFWDDCRRYNVTAMQYIGETMRYLCNTPKRDNDRDHKVKIAIGNGVRYDVWNEFLNRFGKIYVRELYAATEGNIGFINYTTKVGVVGRVNFLHKRFFPYSLIKFDIEKEEPVRNADGFCVPAAPGEPGLLIGKITIKSPFVGYAGNKQQTEKKRLRDVFVKGDLYFNSGDLLKIDDENFVYFHDRVGDTFRWKGENVATTEVADILSMVDCIEEANVYGVAVKGHEGRIGMAAIVLKEGKEFDGIDTSRVVVNYLPVYATPRFIRIQSSLELTGTFKMKKVKLVEEGFDPALIRDQLYFLDLAQKKYVALTQEIYNSLIAGDIKL, encoded by the exons ATGGACATGTACGTGTGGTTGACTTTCCTTGTGGCTGGGCTGTGTGTGCTGCCTGCTGTGCTCAGGACACTGTGTCCATACTTCACCCAGGACTGCGCCTACATGCTGAAGGCTGCGCTCTATGGACTGCGTCTGGAGCTCTATAAGAGAAGAGCTCGCTTTTACAGCATTCTCGACTGTTTTCTAGATGCCGTGATGAAACATCCGCACAAACCATTCATTCACTTTATGGGAGAGACGCACACGTATTCAGACGTGGACAGAAAGAGTAATAAAGCGGCTCATGCTTTGCAGAAGGTTGCTGGGCTGAAAGAGGGTGACATTGTGGCCTTATTCTTAGGCAATGAGCCTTGTTTTATCTGGATCTGGCTCGGATTGGCTAAACTCGGCTGCTCTACTGCTTTACTCAACTTTAACATCAGATCTAAATCCCTTCTGCACTGCTTCTCATGCTGTGGTGCAAGTGTACTGATAGTAGCAGAAG AGCTCTGCAGTGCAGTTGAAGAAATTTTGCCTGCGTTGAAAGAGAAGAGCATCAGCGTGTATGTGCTCTCTGATGCATGCAGCACAGATGGCATTCAAGGCATCTCTGAGGCCATCGCACAGGCACCTGATAAAGCTCTGTCTCCATCACTCAGGGCTAATGTTACGTGCCGCAGCACGGCGCTGTATATCTACACATCTGGAACCACTG GTTTGCCTAAAGCAGCCACGGTGACTCAAGAGAGAGTTTGGGCTGCTTCATTTATCCAGGGTGTTTCTGGAGTTACATCCGAAGACATATTTTACATCAACCTGCCTTTGTACCACAGCGCTGGCTTCCTCATCGGATTCACCGGCTGTATCGAGAGAG GAAACTCTTTTGTTCTGCGGAGAAAATTTTCTGCCTCTCAGTTCTGGGACGACTGCAGGAGGTATAATGTTACAGCAATGCAGTACATTGGAGAAACAATGCGTTACCTCTGCAATACACCGAAG AGAGATAACGACCGAGACCACAAAGTAAAGATCGCTATAGGTAATGGTGTACGATATGATGTGTGGAATGAATTTTTGAATCGTTTTGGGAAAATTTACGTCAGAGAGCTCTACGCTGCCACCGAGGGAAACATCGGGTTTATTAACTACACCACAAAGGTCGGAGTGGTAGGCCGGGTTAACTTCCTCCACAAG AGATTCTTCCCCTACTCCCTGATCAAGTTTGACATTGAGAAAGAGGAGCCTGTGAGGAACGCTGATGGATTTTGTGTGCCAGCAGCTCCAG GTGAGCCTGGACTGCTGATTGGGAAAATCACCATCAAGTCTCCATTTGTTGGTTACGCTGGAAACAAGCagcagacagaaaagaaaagactccGAGACGTTTTTGTTAAAGGCGATCTCTATTTCAACAGCGGAGACTTGCTAAAAATTGACGACGAAAACTTTGTCTACTTTCACGATCGGGTTGGAGACACTTTCAG ATGGAAAGGTGAAAATGTAGCCACAACTGAAGTAGCTGATATCCTCAGTATGGTGGACTGCATCGAGGAAGCAAACGTATACGGCGTCGCGGTCAAAG GTCATGAAGGAAGGATTGGAATGGCAGCTATTGTGTTAAAAGAAGGGAAGGAGTTTGATGGCATCGACACGTCTAGAGTCGTAGTTAACTATCTACCAGTTTACGCCACACCCCGTTTCATTCGCATTCAG AGTTCTTTAGAACTTACAGGAACTTTCAAGATGAAAAAGGTGAAGCTGGTAGAGGAAGGCTTTGATCCAGCGCTCATTCGCGACCAGCTCTACTTCCTCGATCTAGCTCAAAAGAAATACGTTGCCCTCACGCAGGAAATTTATAATTCATTGATTGCAGGAGACATTAAACTTTAA